A section of the Pedobacter sp. HDW13 genome encodes:
- a CDS encoding transposase: MIKSTVAENIISVLKKTPGKLRKRVQEVTMDMAANMQLAVKRCFVNAHRVIDRFHVQKLAYDAVQEVRII; this comes from the coding sequence ATGATAAAGAGTACAGTGGCCGAAAATATTATATCTGTACTGAAAAAGACCCCAGGAAAACTTAGGAAAAGGGTGCAGGAAGTAACCATGGATATGGCTGCCAACATGCAATTGGCCGTAAAACGGTGTTTTGTAAACGCGCACCGGGTAATTGATCGTTTCCATGTTCAGAAATTAGCGTATGATGCCGTTCAGGAAGTAAGGATAATCTAA
- the fsa gene encoding fructose-6-phosphate aldolase, with product MKFFIDTANLDQIKEAQDLGILDGVTTNPSLMAKEGITGDENVINHYKAICDIVDDNVSAEVISTTFEEIIKEGEALAALNPKIVVKVPMIKDGVKAIKYFSSKGIKTNCTLIFSAGQALLAAKAGATYVSPFLGRLDDISSDGLVLIEDIRTIFDNYGYETQILAASIRGPLHIVNCAKLGADVITAPLAAIVGLLKHPLTDSGLATFLADHAKAASK from the coding sequence ATGAAATTTTTTATTGACACAGCAAATCTTGATCAAATCAAAGAAGCGCAAGATCTTGGCATTTTAGATGGTGTAACTACCAACCCTAGCTTAATGGCTAAAGAAGGTATTACTGGCGATGAAAATGTAATTAACCACTACAAAGCCATCTGCGATATCGTTGATGACAACGTAAGTGCTGAAGTTATTTCGACCACTTTCGAAGAAATCATCAAAGAAGGTGAAGCATTAGCTGCTTTAAACCCTAAAATTGTGGTTAAAGTGCCAATGATTAAAGATGGTGTTAAAGCCATTAAATATTTTTCTTCAAAAGGAATCAAAACCAACTGTACTTTAATTTTCTCTGCCGGACAGGCTTTATTGGCTGCTAAAGCAGGAGCAACTTATGTTTCTCCATTTTTAGGTCGTTTGGATGATATTTCGAGCGATGGCTTGGTTTTAATCGAAGATATCAGAACTATTTTTGATAACTACGGTTACGAAACACAAATCTTAGCAGCATCAATCCGCGGACCATTACACATTGTAAACTGCGCTAAATTAGGTGCTGATGTAATTACAGCTCCTTTAGCCGCTATTGTAGGTTTATTAAAACACCCTTTAACTGATAGCGGCTTAGCTACTTTCTTAGCAGACCACGCTAAGGCAGCCAGCAAATAG
- a CDS encoding transposase, whose protein sequence is MTAAEQTLISFLLPEGILDYFELTKADKATKELHIYLEEKNIAPDGYHKDDLESKGFFPEVQIQDFPIRGQKVALCIKRRRWTVKKTGEIISRDWDLIRKGTRMTTEFGLFLKGIFG, encoded by the coding sequence TTGACAGCAGCCGAACAAACCCTTATTAGTTTTTTATTGCCAGAAGGCATCTTAGATTATTTCGAACTTACTAAAGCCGATAAAGCGACCAAAGAACTGCACATCTACCTTGAAGAGAAGAATATAGCGCCTGATGGTTACCACAAAGATGATCTTGAATCCAAAGGATTCTTTCCCGAAGTTCAGATACAGGATTTCCCAATCCGTGGGCAGAAGGTGGCCCTGTGCATCAAGCGACGTAGGTGGACAGTAAAAAAGACTGGAGAGATTATTAGCAGGGATTGGGATTTAATACGCAAAGGGACTCGAATGACTACGGAATTCGGTCTTTTTTTAAAAGGAATATTTGGATAA
- a CDS encoding nucleotidyl transferase AbiEii/AbiGii toxin family protein — MLHKETVTQGTLDLIQALMQDHQLNSFYLVGGTALSLRIGHRESIDIDLFSSSDFDGDRLAVHLRNTYGADVKRHKGNYVSGSIGEVDFDFISHKYPSIRPIETIEGIRMMSNQDISAMKINAIVNSGQRIKDFIDMHYLLKEMPLNEILDYYCQKYPNVDPNTAKSSLMYHKDIDFNVPVKLMDTKLKWQDVQKSIIKAVREYTSLLENRELYRKLQEAKNSQKNDRGRGMSR, encoded by the coding sequence ATGTTACACAAAGAAACAGTTACACAAGGGACACTGGATCTAATCCAGGCACTGATGCAAGACCATCAGCTCAACTCCTTTTACCTTGTTGGAGGTACCGCACTATCTTTGAGGATTGGACACAGGGAATCCATAGATATCGACCTTTTCAGCTCATCGGACTTTGATGGTGATAGACTCGCCGTACATTTAAGGAACACCTATGGCGCAGATGTAAAACGCCACAAGGGCAACTATGTAAGTGGTAGTATTGGCGAAGTTGATTTTGATTTTATCTCACACAAGTATCCATCTATCAGGCCAATAGAAACCATTGAAGGCATAAGGATGATGTCCAACCAGGATATATCGGCCATGAAGATCAATGCAATAGTAAATAGCGGACAACGGATTAAGGATTTTATCGATATGCATTACCTGTTAAAAGAAATGCCATTGAACGAAATATTGGATTACTACTGCCAGAAATACCCAAATGTCGATCCTAACACCGCTAAGTCATCCCTGATGTACCATAAGGATATCGACTTTAATGTTCCCGTAAAATTAATGGACACAAAGCTAAAATGGCAGGATGTGCAGAAAAGCATCATAAAGGCAGTACGTGAATACACCAGTCTATTAGAAAACAGGGAATTGTATCGTAAGCTTCAGGAAGCAAAAAATAGCCAGAAAAATGACCGTGGCAGAGGGATGAGTCGCTAG
- a CDS encoding imm11 family protein has protein sequence MKIIGQSSQIQDAKLPEGWDTNPAFIDNIEFQKVSFEPITPVGTLHKRSKLTDLISAVPAGFTRKLLISKALKGVFERFDSGLFQYFKCPVLSKDTTIEYWIVSPIISMFENVDFSRSDVVSRKRKPEGGTYLEPAALSTLNEFHKYLTLQGEDSWKTTIDHVYIKEGTVEDVFALGNVDGV, from the coding sequence TTGAAAATTATTGGACAATCCAGCCAAATTCAAGATGCAAAGCTTCCTGAAGGCTGGGATACCAATCCAGCATTCATTGATAATATTGAATTTCAAAAAGTTAGCTTTGAACCTATTACTCCTGTCGGAACTTTACACAAAAGATCCAAATTAACAGATCTAATAAGTGCTGTACCTGCAGGATTCACAAGAAAATTGCTTATAAGTAAAGCACTGAAAGGGGTTTTCGAAAGGTTTGACAGTGGACTTTTTCAATATTTTAAATGCCCCGTCTTAAGTAAAGATACAACAATTGAATACTGGATAGTGAGTCCAATCATTTCTATGTTCGAAAACGTAGATTTTTCAAGATCTGATGTTGTTTCCAGAAAACGCAAACCTGAAGGCGGTACTTATCTGGAACCAGCGGCACTATCAACCTTAAATGAATTCCACAAGTATTTAACCCTTCAAGGTGAAGACAGTTGGAAAACAACAATAGATCATGTTTACATCAAGGAAGGTACTGTTGAAGATGTGTTTGCATTGGGTAATGTTGACGGGGTGTAG
- a CDS encoding formylglycine-generating enzyme family protein — MHKSFRLLFFLPSLCLFSCQSKSSDEAAQAKHKQDSLASCEKNMPSRFGGVKDTSSFASKALSHEGMVLIPAGEFAMGAGDKEGREDEYPQHQVKLSSFWMDVTEVTNASFQKFVYATGYVTTAERKPDWEEMKKQLPPGTPKPPDSVFVAASLVFYQPKRVTSLNDASQWWAWIKGADWKHPHGPKSSIKGRENYPVVHISWDDAMAYCKWSGKRLPTEAEWEFAARGGLKNEKYPWGNEDIEKGKPKANTWQGSFPVKNTDWDGYNGLAAVKLFKANGYGLYDMAGNVWEWCNDWYRPDYYAKLSGIASNPQGPADSYDPMEPTVPKRVVRGGSFMCNASYCKGYRVTSRMKTSADTGLEHTGFRCVSSN; from the coding sequence ATGCACAAATCTTTCCGTTTACTCTTTTTTCTACCTTCGCTTTGCTTATTTTCCTGCCAGTCTAAATCATCTGATGAAGCGGCACAGGCCAAACACAAACAAGATTCGCTGGCTTCGTGCGAAAAAAATATGCCCAGCCGTTTTGGTGGAGTAAAAGATACTTCGAGTTTTGCCAGTAAAGCACTGAGTCATGAAGGTATGGTGTTAATTCCTGCAGGCGAGTTTGCCATGGGCGCCGGAGATAAAGAGGGCAGGGAAGACGAATATCCACAACACCAGGTTAAGCTGTCTTCTTTTTGGATGGATGTTACCGAAGTTACCAATGCCAGTTTCCAGAAATTTGTATATGCTACCGGTTATGTAACCACTGCAGAGCGTAAACCCGATTGGGAAGAAATGAAAAAACAGCTGCCTCCGGGTACACCCAAGCCACCCGATAGTGTTTTCGTAGCCGCATCGCTGGTTTTTTATCAACCTAAACGCGTTACCAGTTTAAACGATGCCTCGCAATGGTGGGCCTGGATTAAAGGTGCCGATTGGAAACATCCGCACGGGCCAAAGAGCAGCATTAAAGGCAGGGAAAATTATCCGGTAGTACATATTTCATGGGATGATGCCATGGCTTATTGCAAGTGGTCGGGCAAACGCTTACCCACAGAGGCCGAGTGGGAATTTGCAGCACGTGGCGGCTTAAAAAACGAGAAATACCCCTGGGGTAACGAAGATATTGAAAAGGGGAAACCCAAAGCCAATACCTGGCAAGGAAGTTTTCCTGTAAAAAATACCGATTGGGATGGCTACAATGGCCTGGCAGCGGTAAAATTGTTTAAAGCCAATGGCTACGGCCTTTACGATATGGCAGGTAATGTATGGGAGTGGTGTAACGATTGGTACCGTCCTGATTATTATGCTAAACTTTCGGGAATTGCCAGTAACCCACAAGGCCCGGCAGATAGTTACGACCCAATGGAGCCAACAGTACCTAAGCGTGTGGTTAGAGGAGGCTCGTTTATGTGTAATGCTTCTTATTGCAAAGGTTATCGGGTAACTTCGAGAATGAAAACTTCTGCCGATACTGGCTTAGAGCATACCGGTTTCAGGTGCGTTAGTTCCAATTAA
- a CDS encoding HAD-IIIA family hydrolase produces MNKAIFLDRDGVLNHEIYDYITRIEDFKILDYQIPVLKRFFDEGYLLIVITNQGGIALKRYSEQELAIMHQMLRNAFVAKGADIAGFYYCPHHPTVGGECKCRKPASGMILDAIDMYDIDPKQSVMIGDKPRDVEAANGAGVKGILIEPDEQISYETVKEVLSRESLV; encoded by the coding sequence ATGAATAAAGCTATTTTTCTCGACCGTGATGGCGTACTCAATCACGAAATATACGATTATATTACCCGTATTGAAGATTTTAAAATCCTTGATTATCAGATTCCCGTTTTAAAGCGTTTTTTTGACGAGGGTTACTTGTTAATTGTAATTACAAACCAGGGTGGCATTGCCTTAAAGCGTTACAGTGAGCAGGAGCTGGCCATTATGCACCAGATGCTGCGCAATGCTTTTGTAGCGAAAGGTGCCGATATAGCTGGTTTTTACTATTGCCCGCATCATCCAACTGTTGGTGGTGAATGTAAGTGCAGAAAGCCGGCTTCAGGAATGATTCTGGACGCTATCGATATGTACGATATTGACCCAAAGCAATCGGTAATGATTGGCGATAAACCGCGCGACGTGGAAGCGGCCAACGGAGCAGGAGTGAAGGGGATTCTGATTGAGCCAGATGAGCAGATCAGTTACGAGACGGTTAAAGAGGTTCTTAGTCGTGAGTCTTTGGTTTAG
- a CDS encoding site-specific integrase, whose amino-acid sequence MKTNFSLLFYLKKQKNYVSGNVPIYMRITVDGNRSELSTNRDCDPKRWNAKGNRAMGTKEETKVLNTHLDQLQNAVYYAHQCVFDMGLPITADAIKSSYLGTLTNSHTLLEAVSDHNEKMEQLMGKDYVRGTLNRYKVLERHLKVFIPLKYGAADMDIRTIDQAFLNGFDHYLRSDKNCANNYVVKNIKNLGKILRICMENEWIDKSPFTAYKGKTKNVDRFYLNKEELAHIAGKEFLSERLKQVRDVFIFCCFTGLAYVDVFKLKQENIRKGIDGDRWIFTNRQKTKTRSSVPLLSTAVEIVDRYSTNKVCHNKGLLLPVPSNQKMNEYLKEIADLCGIEKKLTSHIARHTFATTVTLLNGVPIESVSKMLGHTDIRTTQHYAKILDIKVSEDMALLKKKLAMI is encoded by the coding sequence ATGAAGACCAATTTTAGCCTGCTTTTCTATCTAAAAAAGCAAAAGAACTATGTGAGTGGAAATGTGCCGATCTACATGAGGATTACCGTGGATGGCAACCGTTCCGAACTGTCCACCAATCGAGACTGTGACCCCAAACGGTGGAATGCCAAAGGAAACCGTGCCATGGGTACAAAAGAGGAAACAAAAGTATTGAATACCCATCTTGACCAGTTGCAGAATGCAGTTTATTACGCCCATCAATGTGTTTTTGATATGGGTTTGCCTATTACTGCTGATGCCATTAAATCCAGTTATCTTGGCACACTGACCAATTCCCATACCCTGCTGGAAGCTGTTTCCGACCATAACGAAAAAATGGAACAGCTGATGGGAAAGGATTATGTCCGTGGCACCCTGAACCGTTATAAAGTTTTGGAAAGACACCTGAAGGTTTTTATTCCTTTGAAATATGGTGCAGCCGATATGGACATTAGGACCATCGACCAGGCATTTCTGAATGGATTTGACCATTATCTAAGGTCTGATAAGAACTGTGCGAACAATTATGTGGTAAAGAACATTAAGAACCTCGGGAAAATTCTTCGTATCTGTATGGAAAATGAATGGATAGACAAATCCCCATTTACCGCTTATAAAGGCAAAACTAAGAACGTCGACCGTTTTTATCTGAACAAAGAGGAATTGGCTCATATCGCGGGCAAAGAGTTTTTATCGGAGAGATTGAAGCAGGTAAGAGACGTTTTTATTTTCTGTTGTTTTACTGGTTTGGCTTATGTCGATGTCTTCAAATTGAAACAGGAGAATATCAGAAAGGGAATTGATGGCGACCGATGGATCTTCACCAATCGGCAGAAAACCAAAACAAGGTCATCGGTTCCGCTACTGTCAACAGCTGTTGAGATTGTCGATAGATATTCCACCAACAAAGTTTGCCATAATAAAGGCTTGCTTCTTCCTGTTCCCAGCAACCAAAAGATGAACGAATACCTGAAGGAGATTGCCGACCTCTGCGGAATTGAGAAAAAACTCACCTCGCATATTGCCCGCCATACCTTTGCCACTACCGTTACGCTATTGAATGGTGTACCCATAGAAAGCGTATCGAAGATGCTTGGACATACTGACATCAGGACTACCCAGCATTACGCTAAAATTTTGGATATCAAGGTAAGCGAAGACATGGCATTGCTAAAGAAAAAGTTAGCTATGATATAA
- a CDS encoding AHH domain-containing protein has translation MKMTLSIGKAMACLALLCTLVIASCKKELAISPSYGKIEEPIKKITYDEFLRSVDIGSFGVLKEKFKSSGSRERVMSIGDQTYHHDLAIYTDTIQKIINKNSVSYIFKMPLTSARAISFRNLTIEIKDDKTSAFITTYTPSQKWINERRKTNYLQYDGAVSFAPIQLESLNLKEALSIVKTEGRDKLMAAGNKNMLAQICIGYTIMTTSAYGCSNGNHMPWDEGCPWNFGGVVPPGDHAGGYTTNVEVYEVCQLTETASDYGGGGGGSSTPTPPPNYNPCDGGIPTVSVAFEKGTRLMALPPNPCDGVDPGPIDPPSEPSLSLGQSTLLANSLINQTGEIRNFIVNNPSISNELNDLVSEDDYSFESQVAAAMMIKGTLSNQINTPNSQTLYTNISSTIPTTINPDLGLYFATYFSTECAIIKFEHPDWPKWKVFYYASKEMLHLALDGVGLIPVYGEVADLANAVIYLVEGDGVNATLSAIGVIPIAGWWATGARYAKKTLNLANGSKTTLKWVAYAGNAIHFGNRSQLRKVLNLAKGDLRQAHHIIPWAKSAHRAIQKAAKSKYFFHMNEALNGIPLNTLVHSGSHSHYDDLVQLRLDQISSNLSPEQTYDEILNIISDIRNAINSYPNVPLNQLLF, from the coding sequence ATGAAAATGACACTCTCAATCGGCAAAGCTATGGCTTGCCTTGCACTACTGTGTACCTTAGTTATTGCATCCTGCAAAAAAGAATTAGCAATTAGTCCTAGCTATGGGAAAATAGAAGAGCCGATAAAAAAAATCACATATGATGAATTTTTGAGATCTGTCGATATAGGGTCTTTTGGAGTTCTTAAAGAAAAATTCAAATCTAGCGGTTCAAGAGAAAGAGTTATGTCTATTGGGGATCAAACCTATCACCACGATCTAGCCATATATACAGATACTATTCAAAAAATCATTAATAAAAACAGTGTTAGCTATATATTTAAGATGCCATTAACATCTGCTCGAGCTATATCTTTTAGAAATCTTACAATAGAAATAAAAGATGATAAAACAAGCGCCTTTATAACCACTTATACCCCTTCTCAAAAGTGGATCAATGAAAGAAGAAAAACAAATTATCTCCAATACGATGGAGCTGTTTCTTTTGCTCCCATTCAATTAGAAAGTCTCAACCTCAAAGAAGCACTTTCCATTGTCAAAACCGAAGGTAGGGATAAATTAATGGCTGCTGGAAATAAAAACATGCTTGCTCAGATATGTATTGGATATACCATTATGACCACATCTGCATACGGGTGTTCCAACGGAAATCATATGCCGTGGGATGAAGGATGTCCATGGAATTTTGGAGGTGTTGTACCTCCTGGAGACCATGCTGGTGGATATACTACAAATGTTGAGGTTTACGAAGTTTGTCAGCTAACAGAAACAGCTAGTGATTATGGAGGTGGGGGTGGTGGAAGCTCAACCCCTACACCCCCACCAAATTATAATCCATGTGATGGAGGAATTCCAACGGTTAGTGTCGCTTTTGAAAAAGGAACCAGATTAATGGCACTGCCTCCTAATCCCTGCGATGGTGTAGATCCCGGCCCAATAGACCCACCATCTGAGCCAAGTCTTTCTCTTGGACAATCAACTTTGTTAGCCAATTCTCTTATTAATCAAACTGGTGAAATTAGAAATTTTATTGTAAACAACCCTTCCATCAGTAACGAATTGAATGATCTTGTAAGTGAAGACGATTACTCATTTGAGTCACAGGTGGCAGCGGCAATGATGATAAAGGGAACTTTGTCAAATCAGATAAATACTCCTAATTCTCAAACGCTTTATACCAATATTTCATCCACAATACCGACAACTATTAATCCCGATCTTGGTTTATACTTTGCTACCTACTTTTCGACTGAATGCGCCATAATTAAATTTGAACATCCAGATTGGCCAAAGTGGAAAGTTTTCTATTATGCGAGTAAAGAAATGCTTCATTTGGCGTTAGACGGAGTTGGACTAATCCCTGTATACGGGGAAGTAGCAGACCTCGCAAATGCTGTTATCTATCTTGTCGAAGGAGATGGCGTAAATGCTACTTTAAGTGCTATAGGGGTCATTCCTATCGCAGGTTGGTGGGCAACCGGTGCTCGCTATGCAAAAAAGACACTTAATTTAGCTAATGGTTCAAAAACAACATTAAAATGGGTAGCTTATGCTGGCAACGCAATACATTTTGGAAACCGAAGCCAACTCAGAAAGGTTTTAAACCTTGCCAAGGGAGACCTTAGGCAAGCGCATCACATAATTCCTTGGGCTAAATCTGCACATAGAGCCATTCAAAAGGCAGCCAAATCAAAATATTTCTTCCATATGAATGAAGCATTAAATGGGATACCTTTGAATACCTTGGTACACAGTGGGAGTCATTCGCATTACGATGATTTAGTGCAGCTTAGACTCGATCAAATTTCAAGTAATTTATCACCAGAGCAGACTTATGATGAAATTTTAAATATAATAAGCGATATTCGCAATGCTATTAATAGTTACCCCAACGTTCCCCTTAATCAATTACTTTTTTGA
- a CDS encoding sugar MFS transporter, with translation MQQTTKPGQTQGPKPLVIICALFFIFGFVTWANGTLIPFFKLSFGLSNLQAFFVTFASYMAYFFLALPSSWILKKVGFKNGIVLGLVILGLGSLIFIPAAQTRTFGLFLTGIFVQGAALALLQTASNPYLTIIGPIESAAKRISMAGICNKFAGMIVPLVMGSLFLKNASEVEKQIKAATGIAHEQLLNEVLGRVNMPYIVLAIVFCLFAVVIKFTDLPEVEVEEDVVDETKGEVVKHKSIFQFPHLFLGSLCIFVYVGAEVMAGDIIGIYGRELGISPEISGKLTSITLFSMLIGYIVGIIAIPKYISQQKALRICAILGIVFTVLSFAISTWFAVIFVALLGLANSLMWPAIFPLGISHLGKFTKIGSAIMIMGIAGGALMPLLYAFLNEKLHVHFQLAYLLTVLPCYLYILYFAIKGHKAGLNIK, from the coding sequence ATGCAACAAACAACAAAACCAGGCCAAACGCAGGGACCAAAACCGCTCGTTATTATATGTGCCTTATTCTTTATTTTTGGCTTTGTAACCTGGGCGAACGGAACCTTAATTCCTTTCTTTAAGTTATCTTTTGGCTTATCAAATTTACAGGCATTCTTTGTAACCTTTGCCTCGTATATGGCTTACTTCTTTTTGGCTCTACCATCATCGTGGATACTGAAAAAAGTAGGTTTTAAAAATGGAATTGTTTTAGGGCTGGTTATTTTAGGCTTAGGTTCTCTAATCTTCATACCAGCAGCACAAACCCGTACTTTCGGTCTTTTCTTAACTGGTATTTTTGTTCAGGGTGCAGCTTTGGCTTTGCTTCAAACAGCTTCAAATCCATATTTAACAATTATTGGTCCAATCGAGAGTGCTGCAAAGCGTATCAGTATGGCAGGTATCTGCAACAAATTTGCAGGTATGATTGTGCCTTTGGTTATGGGTAGCTTGTTTCTAAAAAATGCATCGGAGGTTGAAAAGCAAATTAAAGCAGCAACCGGCATTGCGCACGAACAATTGTTAAACGAGGTTTTAGGTCGCGTTAACATGCCTTATATTGTATTGGCCATTGTGTTTTGTCTGTTTGCTGTAGTAATTAAATTTACCGATTTACCAGAAGTAGAAGTTGAAGAAGATGTGGTTGACGAAACCAAAGGTGAAGTGGTAAAACATAAAAGCATCTTCCAGTTTCCACACTTGTTTTTAGGCTCGCTATGTATTTTTGTATATGTAGGGGCAGAGGTTATGGCTGGAGATATCATCGGGATTTATGGTCGTGAGTTAGGTATTAGCCCTGAAATTAGCGGGAAATTAACTTCGATTACGCTTTTCAGTATGTTAATAGGTTATATTGTGGGGATCATAGCCATTCCGAAATACATCTCTCAGCAAAAAGCACTTAGAATTTGCGCCATTTTAGGTATCGTGTTTACCGTTTTATCTTTCGCTATTTCTACCTGGTTTGCCGTTATCTTTGTGGCCCTACTAGGTTTGGCAAACTCGTTAATGTGGCCGGCAATTTTCCCGCTGGGTATTAGCCATCTGGGTAAATTTACCAAAATAGGTTCGGCAATTATGATTATGGGTATTGCAGGCGGCGCTTTAATGCCATTATTATATGCTTTCTTAAACGAAAAATTACATGTTCATTTCCAGCTGGCTTACCTTTTAACGGTATTGCCTTGTTACCTTTACATTCTTTATTTTGCTATTAAAGGACATAAAGCCGGATTAAATATAAAATAA
- a CDS encoding glutamate synthase subunit beta, which produces MGKVTGFQEYDRVAPTREEAATRVKHYGEFLNELPAKELNNQAARCMDCGVPFCQSGCPLGNVIPEFNDAVYQGKWEQAANILLSTNNFPEFTGRICPAPCESACVLGINRPPVSIEEIEKHIIEIAFEKGFIKAKAPLIRTGKKVAVIGSGPAGLAAAAQLNKVGHEVTVFERDDAPGGLLRYGIPDFKLQKNVIDRRIDLMKEEGIIFKCNANVGENVEIGTLLRDFSAIVLAGGSTIPRDLPIDGRSAKGVHFAMDFLKQQNKRVANRKVETEDIMATGKNVIVIGGGDTGSDCIGTSNRHGAKSVTQFEIMPMPPQARSENMPWPTYPMLLKNTSSHEEGAQRAWSVNTKNFIADENGNLKALKVVDVEWEIDANGRPVTFKEVPGSEKELPCELVLLAMGFLYPQKEGLIEKLGVELDNRGNVKASEHTYQTNIAKIFAAGDVRRGQSLVVWAISEGREAARKVDEYLMGTTKLASRDAIAYA; this is translated from the coding sequence ATGGGAAAAGTAACAGGATTTCAAGAATACGATAGAGTTGCGCCCACCAGAGAAGAGGCTGCAACGCGTGTAAAACACTATGGGGAATTTTTAAACGAATTGCCCGCAAAAGAATTAAATAATCAGGCTGCGCGCTGTATGGATTGCGGCGTACCTTTTTGCCAATCGGGTTGCCCACTAGGTAACGTAATACCTGAATTTAACGATGCAGTTTATCAGGGCAAATGGGAGCAGGCTGCCAACATTTTATTAAGTACCAACAATTTCCCTGAGTTTACAGGCAGGATTTGTCCGGCGCCTTGCGAGTCGGCTTGCGTACTGGGTATTAACCGTCCGCCGGTTTCTATCGAGGAAATTGAAAAGCATATTATCGAAATTGCTTTTGAAAAAGGATTTATCAAAGCAAAGGCACCATTAATCAGAACCGGTAAAAAGGTTGCAGTTATTGGTTCAGGTCCGGCAGGATTAGCTGCTGCTGCTCAGTTAAATAAGGTTGGACATGAAGTTACCGTTTTCGAACGCGACGATGCACCAGGTGGTTTATTGAGATATGGTATTCCTGATTTTAAGCTTCAGAAAAATGTAATCGATCGCCGTATCGATTTAATGAAAGAAGAAGGCATCATCTTTAAATGTAACGCCAATGTAGGTGAGAACGTAGAGATTGGTACCTTATTGAGAGATTTTAGTGCCATTGTATTGGCTGGTGGTTCTACTATTCCACGCGATTTGCCAATTGATGGTCGTTCGGCTAAAGGTGTTCATTTTGCGATGGACTTCCTAAAACAACAAAATAAACGTGTGGCTAACCGCAAGGTTGAAACCGAAGATATTATGGCTACAGGTAAAAATGTAATCGTAATTGGTGGTGGTGATACAGGTTCAGATTGTATCGGAACCTCAAATCGTCATGGTGCTAAATCGGTAACGCAGTTCGAAATTATGCCAATGCCGCCACAAGCGCGTAGCGAAAATATGCCTTGGCCAACTTATCCGATGCTATTGAAAAACACTTCTTCGCACGAGGAAGGTGCACAAAGGGCATGGTCTGTAAATACCAAGAACTTTATTGCTGATGAAAACGGAAACCTTAAGGCATTAAAAGTGGTAGATGTAGAGTGGGAGATTGATGCAAATGGTCGTCCGGTTACTTTTAAGGAAGTTCCGGGATCGGAAAAAGAGTTGCCTTGCGAATTGGTACTTCTTGCAATGGGTTTCTTGTATCCACAAAAAGAGGGATTAATTGAAAAATTAGGTGTAGAGCTAGATAACCGAGGAAACGTAAAAGCTTCTGAACACACTTATCAAACCAATATTGCTAAGATTTTCGCAGCGGGCGATGTTCGCCGCGGACAATCGTTGGTAGTTTGGGCCATTTCAGAAGGTAGGGAAGCTGCCCGTAAAGTAGATGAATACTTAATGGGAACAACTAAACTGGCCTCGAGAGATGCAATTGCTTATGCTTAG